One Triticum dicoccoides isolate Atlit2015 ecotype Zavitan chromosome 3B, WEW_v2.0, whole genome shotgun sequence genomic window, tcagaatacgtgcttcgtgtcataatagcactgctccacccatcaagctaaacaagcttagttgttcaaatacgaatctgatattattaaaatagcgtcgtttaattggtcagcaaaatgttcctaatttagttttgaaaatgcatgttcgccgctcgggtgtgtatctctacagggtgcccatggtgggccacggcccaccctgggattttgggtcatcccaggccccgattcccctttgttctgctgtgcgcttccgatctctactcgcccccagccgcctgcctcgccagcgacttgccgtccccggatggcatgactctaggaggagacgtcggactaacaggaggtcaggagccgttCGCCCAACAATGTCATCGCTGCCCGGGTGCGCCGCCGtgactaccttcccagtccgtttagggctcaggcgtgcagcacccactaagccaacctgatttattatgagatacgtcctcaacactcaacagccactcctcatcacccattttctaattgattcattactcattaggcaggactgtcattagggtttgttgtgtgctgagtgctacctacacttaatggttcagatgtatttcagtagtctttagtacctgtaaagttcagagtgtttcaaaattccggccctaggaacggacactagtcattttggattgttggtcgtagtgacattgacccagattactactgcaagccaggtttgttgacaattttacttgtctttctttctTATTTGATATGATAtctaattattcacgtcgattagttgcaaacaataagtgctagaaaaACTTCTTGATttggattttggacggtctcttactgcagttacaattctgcatacttgtcctagtaagctcacaagtaaatgattgattcactacatctatgcttgccttgtcatatttgttgtcaatattcttttagggtggaccaccctgtttcaaaataccggaaccatagacatgagtgaatagtatttctttgtgtgatctcttccatcatgtgtgggcaacgaacactgcattgtatagaaagaaagtgtcgtttccagcttttacataggcttcaatcatttacatggaatacaatctgcctacttgctttgtgtcgcactaccaacactccacccttgaagctaaacattatgccactcataattccttagtttatttgttcaaatacaaatttgATATGAttataatgttcctacttcagttttgaaatgtgtgtctgcctattatagagacataaagggtttgtatttctgtgtgtggtctggtcagcacggttggggggggGTGaaatttgcatatgcaggggtttacagggagacactcttcgagttgaatccgcaatgcattccatagataatcttactactttttatgttttcattaatctcagattctgaacaacatcataatgattatgagcttgcgcgcatgaaaagaataaagaagaacaatgccatggttgttaaacttggcattaagggactgaaatcaagtctagatgcaatgcaatgcaaacgctccccacctacagattcatgctcataatatgatcctaacagtgattctgagctagagggagacctaagtcaacgtagctccctagtggaggagtcataggcagatgccctatcttattcacccatcaaggtgcttgctctaactttccaaggttatattggtcgcacataccttgcaactgatgctttgcattgcttctactttgttgcactgccattagcctattttacacatcatgtatgtgaatacgccctgcctatcaattttcagtacatattccatctgtcatcataccatatttatccattcaaatcttgttcttgtgtatcagacgttcaaaaggaagagggcaattgctgatcacggaggagcacaagcaaagtatttggaaaaggtagtgacacctgataaatcaaatagcccattaggtgtagttgcaatatcacctgacccacaaaacaccccaactctagcagactctagccctactacactggtcatttctaatgccccaactcagcagaccccaactgcagcaaacagtatgatgatgccagttgacatagaaccagctctatgacgcaaaacccccattccagcaaagagtacaccaaatccagttgccaaatcacttttcgaactagagagagccccaattccagcaaataggacccctgttccatttcttcccagtttagaagacaaagcttatattgttgtcaggaactttgtgcgcatctttccttcatggaaatacaTACCGCAAACACtatacaatttccagtcttcctccgcaacttacacgtaagtaatgtactaatgttattcatggtaattactgcatatatttctactgacagaagacacaagatttcattcttttaaatagtcaaggaccaaactggattgccaagacgagcaagggttggttgcgcttttcaatcactcattgatgaagtatcgttcctacctgaggcaatcgcactttgatggcaagcctctaaacgaaatttctgtaaagtctccggtgctacatttatccgacagtgactgtaataatcttgttacacactgGACTagtctgcagcgtaaggtactgtctatgatatcacatcacaatttgaactacatttttgcatttgccttaacgtctcacttgtatgaaaactgttagcagaagaacattcattctcaaggaaccacaaaatctcgcaactatactgcacactgcattgctcttgtgagtacctcttgccctgtatgaccatacttactttcataactgtttgattatgtagcattactgcacatgttagcctcgttgtcatccatttggtggacattataagatccgtatggactcttacataaatttagaatcaacccaatgcttttgaagaggtttagctctgcattcctcttgtaaggactaaacgtcgtctatcattgtacttacattaacagctactccctccgtcccataatataagaacgttttgtacagtacaccagtgttcaaaacactcttctattatgggaagagggattggttcattgtgtagcattctgcatcttatctccctcacccaccatttactaaaaaagatcatatctatatttaatcttaccaaaaagtagaatacagacaatgccagtgcagaaatgtagcccattgctcttgtcagtacattttgtcctgtaacgcttgtacttccaaggattggtagttgattatgtagcatcaatctgcatcttatcttcattatcctctgtcgcttccagtattatcatatctataattactctctacaaaatgtagagtagaggcaatgcttatgaagaagattatgtgctgaaattcttgagctatccttcccttgacatggagaagggcattataaagccggtgttaactgttaatgtaagtcagtccttctaaagcctttatcctcaactgctgtttaatttgctcatactccctatcgtttactgttgtttaatttgctatttctatcaaaatgcatgttcgcaagaaccgtaagttccaagttttacttgtaaaaccaaattccttattcataccatgcacattactcaatactccctatatgtaggcttgtttttgtggatctataatccagtgtgtggtgaagcagcccacgtttgcaccttgtcatctcctgtttatcTCACTAATGtggttgatgatatgaacaacatgccatgcacattaaccaaaatagatacaaggattgcctttgcccttcatctatgcttgttatgttgacatggtaatccaatagtgtggtgaagctccccgcattatgaacaatgccaaattatgctattgatattttgaacttactctttattttctaatttgaaattggatggaattgacaacacagttatcatctttgtttatacacgtgcaaaacttgtcatctctctgcttgtttcaaggtgatatgcctgatggcatacacaagtctgctgaaggctgtgagacaaacccaacatatattgtagcAAAGAAGTCAAAACATCttaaagatagcgagacaaccccaaagtcttgccttgatgcagtgttcaagttacttgagactagcagtcagacaagctcacagaatttgttgtctgaatcagttcaacttcttcagtcccaagttctagcagaaaggcattctgcaactcaacttcgacttgaagtcctatctctaagaaagattgcggagaacaccaatgagaacctcattgctaaatagctacacctggaagctatgaccgacatgctaggacgGTCTCAcatccttgctcagcagcttgcgcaacagttcccgtgcaaggctaacgtttcttgaactgtcttagaagtggtctcggttcagtattattttgttacgctgcaatggtgcctagtttttgtaatctgcttcttcgttgcgctttatgatcactggtggcgaacttcgatgcccagtggatgtaatataccataaatcctttattgtatagtgtaggtttattctaagttactatgccataatttctttattttatagagtaggtttgttcttaattcctactagttactgccatcattcgctatttgAAAAAAATCTGATGTAGTTGATCGGTCCGAAACATTcacctctaacgggcctggtttttagtgggccacaattgggccggcctgcatctttcttgggaccgaatgattggggccttcacactttgcgccaggcccacaacttacttcggcctatattcggcccaaattttagttgggccttttatggacccagcgcttagtttggcccaggtagcgttgggccattaacaggctgaatattctacTGGCATGTTAcagcccagaagaaaccatgggcctttagcaggccgaaatgcatgttgggcctcaattttcactagtcgtcgacgggccttcagcaggctgaaatgtagatcaggccttttttggcccagttatatgacgggacgttaccaggccgaaacatatctcaggccttagttggcccactgatatcatgggcattTAAGagaccgaaagcttagtacaggcatcaacgggccgaattatacgacaggcccaaagtcacgtcagGCTAAActattgccacctttatcacgggtcGTTAGTGGGTCGGATGTCGCgccagaccatatatggcccatgggcagcacgtgcCATTCCAaggccgaaagacacaccgggctgaaatgagcccatgtctacatcgggcctctaacaggctgaaagtcactgggctgtaattgggctGAAATATTCGGCGAATaactaatgggccagatctggcttcgggccgtaaatgggcctttattaaacaggtcgttattgggctggcccactagtacctgagtaagtactacgggcctatgactgggctggcctttttaacctatatgggcctctgttgggtcctaccacgtgtcgaagtatcataggcatgtctcctctaaTGGATGGGCGACATTTGGCCCATCGaggagcagacacgtgtttcctccggccaatgagaattttacacgtagaAAATTACCATTGCTCCGGCCTTTTaactggttatcggatccaaaaccggacccgatagcttaacggtgagccgttatggtggatgctacgtgtcggtcacccttgatgaaagcacttctatgacacgcaatttatcatcatggaagtggacacttccatgatgataattttggtaatgtcatggaacacttctacgacaacacggttatgactatcttgattctgttataaaattgtcatggatgtacatgcatgacagagaacgtgacctactgtgacaaacacgtatcatcatggaagtgtattttttttgtagtgcaaagaataggtaatatcggtaagcgtcaagaaatgcctatgaattattcacttgctgttgaaccatttgatgtttggggatttgactttatgagaccttttccttcctttaatgggtatacacatattttggttgctgttgattatgttactaaatgggtagaagctattccaaccagtagtgctgatcacaacacctctattaaaatgcttaagttatctttccaaggtttggagtccctagatatttaatgactgatggtggttcacacttcattcatggtgctttccgtaagatgcttgctaaatatgatgttaatcacaaaattgcgtcaccttatcatcctcagtctagtggtcaagttgaacttagcaatagagaaataaaactaatcttacaaaagactgttaataggtcccagaagaattggtctaataaattagaagatgcactttgggcttatagaacagcttacaaaaatcctatgggtatgtctccatataaaatggtttatggaaaagcttgtcatttacctcttgagttagaacacaaagcattttgggcaataaaagCTATGGCACTTGCGTATGATATGGGATCAAGCTCAACACTTTTGTGTGGCTACCGACTGTCAGGGAGTGGTGAAGGATATCGAGTAGAGAGGCAGTGGAAGACATGGTGCAATTCTATAGGAAATTAATGAGCGTAGTGTTGGTTTTCATTATTGTAAATTTATCTTCGATCATATGAACTTCAATTTTGAAGCTCATAATCTCGCCAAGTTCGCATGTAATCTGGACATAGGTCATCATATTTGGTTGAGGAACCCTCATGATCCAAACGATGCACCTATGAAtattttgttgaattaataaagttGGACGAGAATTCTAGCAAAAAACTTGATCCGGAGCCGAGCAACAACGGTCCGCAAAATAACACTAAAAAACTAAGGTCTCCCCTCCTGAAGAACTACTTTTTTCACGCATACGCAAAGTTTACGTATCTTCCTCTGTTGATAGATAAAGTGAAGGGAACAAGGGTTTGGTGTTACACGGGGTTATGTACACGCTAGACAGCGCGAGGTGAACACCTTGAGCAGAACAGAGAGGTGGGCTGCTCAGTCCACAAAACGCACATGCTAGCTAGCCATGAAGATGTGTTGCAGACCGGTGCCTTCAGCTAAATCCGGCAGATCTCAAAGTATGGGATCCTAAGTTAGGTGTCTTGGAATGAGGGTAACGGAGACATATGGATCTTACCCGGGtttgggctctccgaggagataattcCTATGGCATGCTTGTGTTTTGCGTTGGAGTAAGTACATGGTACGTGTATCTACCAAGAGATTTGTAATGTGTGTTTTACAAGCCAGACCCCTTGGTTTATATAGGTATAGGGTGGGGGGGGGGTCCTAGAGTTACAATATCCTAGTCGACTATGTACTGGGAGGCAGAGTCCTCCACGAATCCAGCATCTTGTCGAGTATGTCAAGTCTTCTGAAACCTTTCGATTATACGCCATTCACCGTCCAATGCGGCCTAGGTCGGGACCGACAAGGGGTTCCCCAGTCCAGCCCACCAAGCCGGGAGTTGACATGGTGAGAGGCCCCTTAGCCGAGACACTGTCTTACTTGCCTCGCGTGAATCCCATCTAGATAGCTAGCTTCATGTGACACCCCATACGATTACCATCGGGATCTTAAATCGAGAGGGCGAGGCGGGTGAGTAGGGGTGACGATGTGGTGATGAACGGAGGCGATGGATTGGGCTTCAAATCCGGCTGGAAAGGTATGAAGGGGATCTGAGTGGGTGAGTCGAGGGTTGTATCGGGCGATAGAGAGGAGACTGGGTGGAGGAACCAATCAGAGACTAGGCGGATCGACTTAGGAGCCAGGAGGGAGCAAAGAAAGGGAGGgcgaagaagaaaggaagaaggtGATCGACATCCCGCCAGTCGTTGACAATAGTCATATGTCTTCATTGAAGCCTTCACCATCTCAAGATCTCAATGATTTCTTGTGATCACCAAAAAAACACCAAACACCACGGGGGCCACGCCACGTCATCAAGCCACCACCGCTACCATCAATGTCACCACCATCGCTGTTGTCGTCGGCGCCGCCATTGTCGTCGCCATCGTAGTTGTTGTCGCTGCCACCGCCACAACCACCTCGCATAGTCGCACTCGGTTCTTCGCCGTGGTCTTGAGTGAGATAGATGATCCATATGTCATGTCACACATTGGGGATGTTTTTTCTAGGGGCTGCAAGAAAAGGCCATTTGAAAATCTAAATTTTTTACGAAAATGCTAAAGATATGACATCAGATTTTAGGCATGACAAATCAAACATTTTTCATGACAATTTATACTGACGCGAGTCTGGCACACAAATGAACTGAAGTGGATTCGCTAACTAAACTAACGTTCGATTTGTCATGAAATAATGTTCGTTTTGACATGCCTAAAAATCTGACGTTCGCTGGATATTCGGATTCAAAATTTATTACTGACCTGGTGAGACGTTTCAAAAAAAGAGCCCTGGTGAGATTTACTACCAAGGATTCGATCTTTGATGCCGGTTGGTACGGCTCCACGGTTCGCTGCCGTGCCACAGACCCACACTGACCGGACGAATTGCCCCGTCGTCTCTTGGTATAGCAACGGCATCCCCAGAGAGAACAAGACCGACCGAATCGCGATGGAGGCCTGGGTCCGCGCCGTCGTGGAGGCCATCCACTCGTCTCGAGCCCAAGCCGTCATCTATCTCGCCGGCGGCGCCTCCCAGGTACCGCCCTCTTCCTCTGCTCCCCCGCGGCAGCTCTACTGTAAATTTGTACTCGCCAGATTCCAACCGTTCGACAACCTCGACCGCCGCAGGCGCTCGGCTGGCTCCTGTCCGTGCCCGGCGCTTCTGGCAGCGTCCTCGAGGTCGTCGTGCCCTACTCCAGGGCCTCCATGGCGCAGCTGCTCGGCAAGGTAAACGCACCCGCATACTCTCGAACTCGAACTCCTTCGGACTTTGCTAGGCACTCATCAGACTGACTGACTGACCATGCTTTGGTTTCCAGTTGCCCCTGCAATTCACAAGCAAGCAGGCCGCAGAGGACATGGCACTGGCCGCGTTCAACCGTGCCCTGAAGCTTTCTGGACCAGGTCTCTGCCTCTTAACTTCAGAACGCTGGATCTGTAGATCATTCTGCACATGAGCTTACAGTTTGCACACAACATAATCTGTGTTTGCTATGAGTTTAAGTAATTGGGTGAGAATACTCGCAGGTCTACAAGTAATGGGTGTTGGATTTACTGGGTCGCTCGCTAGCTCACGCCCAAAACATGGTGACCACATGTATTGCCTCGCTAACTCCCCTTTACAGTAGCAATAATTTGAGGAAGAAGGAAACCACCAAAGCTTTTAAAGTTATCCCTTGAGTGGTTCTACTTTTAGGTAATGTTTACAGTACCTcatctcaaaaaaataaaaatgtttACAGTACCTAACCCAAAGCTTATCAGTCATTAGAGttagttttttttttgcgagaagttATTAGATTTAGTTAGTTAGCCGAGTACAAGTTTAAAACATTAAGTGCTCATCAAATTAGGGAAGTGATTATACTAGCATGTCGACATAACATGTGATATAATCATACATAAGCTAACCTGTTATTGAGACGAACGAACTTCTTGCTTACAATTTTTTTAATGTGCCTATGTCATTTAGAGCTTTCTTTCTCTAGTTTCTATGGCATAGGAGCCTGCATACATGATGTTTACACAAAATTCCCAGCTTTTGGGGTGGCAGGGCATCTAAGTTTGTTAAGTCTGCGTCTTTCTGCACTATATGATATTTGAAACTCATGTTCAAATAGGTTTTATGTGTCAACGCGCACACAAAATTGCCTCAGGACATCACATGTAACATTGTCGAAGGTACTACCAAAACTCTTTACTCTTAATAAAGCATTTCTCCTGGAGTCAATGTCATGATTATGCTTTGTTTCTGGGCAATTTTTGCATCCTGGCATTTACAGTACTTTTTTGAGACTAGCATTTTTGTGTAGGGTTTACGGAGCAGAGAGGAAGAAGACAAGGTCTCAAGCTGTTTTGTGCTTAAGGTTTGTTATATATACTAGTTCTCACTGGTAACAGTTGATTGGGCATCAGATTAGCGAATAGGAGCAACCAATCCTGAGAGTGTGATCATCGTGTCAGGACTAACAGTACTTTTCCTTAAACGATATTCCCAGTTAGCTCTCCCTTATAAAAATCTACTGCTCTCCAGGCAATTGCAGATGCATGCAGAGTTTCTGCAACCATTCAGTCAGACGTTCAAGAACCTGAAATTCCAAAAGAAAGTGTGGAACAATTTGATGAAGACCAAGAGCTCCAGCAAGTTATTGATGGTCAAGTCTGCATGAAAGTTTACCACTTTGCTGGTATACCCGGACACTCAAAATTGCTCTCTTTTTCGTACTAGAATTGTTTCATTTTCATTCTTAATCATATTATTATTCGTCATTTGTAGATCCAACGGAAAAGAACTTCGACAGGAAACTAATTCTACCTGGTTCATTCAATCCCTTGCATGATGGCCACCTTAGGTTGTTAGAAGTTGCATCAAGGTGAGATGTAATCAAATCAAACATTTGCACAGCTGGATTATGTCATTCTAAAAATTAGCAAGGCGAAATATATTAAAATTATACAAAGTAATGTGGTTAAAATTTTCTCTG contains:
- the LOC119276712 gene encoding uncharacterized protein LOC119276712: MEAWVRAVVEAIHSSRAQAVIYLAGGASQALGWLLSVPGASGSVLEVVVPYSRASMAQLLGKLPLQFTSKQAAEDMALAAFNRALKLSGPGLQVMGVGFTGSLASSRPKHGDHMFYVSTRTQNCLRTSHVTLSKGLRSREEEDKVSSCFVLKAIADACRVSATIQSDVQEPEIPKESVEQFDEDQELQQVIDGQVCMKVYHFADPTEKNFDRKLILPGSFNPLHDGHLRLLEVASSMCDDGFPCFEISAINADKPPLSIAEIKHRVEQFRKAGKNVIISNQPYFYKKAELFPGSAFIIGADTAARLVNPKYYGGDYNRMLEILLECKSTGTTFLVGGREIEGVFKVLEELNIPTELKDMFISIPEEKFRIDISSTELRKKQGL